From the genome of Henningerozyma blattae CBS 6284 chromosome 8, complete genome:
aaatcatttttccttcaaattcttttttaacatttctcggaattcaattatttaaattatgaaaatgtTGATGATTCGAGagtataaataaaatatagaataaggaaaaatattgaaggTATAAAGAATGAAAGATAACATGACATTATACTAGACAGTAAGATACAATACGAATTAAATTAAACCACAATAAgcatatatgtatatatatatatatatatgtatgtatgtataattgaaaatgttaCCAGTAATAAAGCCAAATCCTATGACCAATAGGAATCAAAGATTAATTAATCGCAGACCAATAAATGGTagatattttagaatttttaaaattggcTTCTTCATGACAATTTTTAGTACAGGGTCGTTAATGGTGGTGATGTATTTCGTCAGGAAATGGttgaaagaaaataaagaacGTCGAATTGAGGAAAAAATGATGCGTGAACGAATTATTAAACGATATGAAGAGACACAGAATGATTCCATAAAGGTCTTAATGGGATTGATTCCTGTTTTTAATAAggttattgaaaaaaatgatgataagaatgatttgaatgaattaattgaaagtATTAAATTAGAGAAAGATAAGCAGATGAAAAGTAAAATTTggaatgaattaaaaattaaaagtataattcgaatgataataaattgttaTATGATTTCGTCATTAATGTTATTTATTAAgttacaattaaatatactAACTCGTCGAGAATACGTTAGTACCTCTATTGAATTAATCAAATTGCGTGACGAGGCTGAAAGACAAAGGAAAAGGAGCACTAATGATAGGTGGTTTAACAaggtaataaatttaatgaattggAATGATACTACAAGTATCGcaaaggaaaataaaagtcTGGCTACTGATAAGGgtaaagatattaatgaaCAAGCGTTTTTGTCCCTATCGTGGtggattattaatatcggatggaaatattattatgatataatttctatagaagtagaaaatgaatttaatgatGAGATTATTAAAGTTTATGAGGAAATCAGTCCcgaagaatttaaaataaagattgataaaatttttgtaaatattaattcaaaactTTTCATTAGAACTAAAGTAGAAACAAGTGTAAATGCTACTGTTcctgaaaatattgatattaataataataataataataataataataataaaaataataaaaataataaaaataataaaaataataaaaataataataatagtgacttgataatgaaaatatttttacctGTAGAAGAGgaacaattacaattacTATTAAGACAAACTATTGAAGGAGATAACAAGCAAGATATTTCATtgttaaaagaattaatggATGAAATAGAAATGATTCTTTATAGTGAAAGCAGTGAGCTTGtattgaaagaattgatTAATGAAAGTGAACTTTTatgttttgaaaaaattaggGAAACtcttgaagaaaataaaaagagtAGTTATAAATTGGCAGAATTTGTAAGTTTATTGAGTAAAAAGAAGCTTAATGATTATGAATATGTGAATCGGTTAGATGCTGTTAATTCTTTAGAAGAATTGAGTGCTAATGTCTATagtaattttcaattttaacCAAACGATGTTTGTTACAGTTGTCTATATTAATTTACATATATAAGTTTATTCAAATGTATCACTAATATAAGAATCGATGcgtaaaaaataaaaaataaaaaaaataagaataatttatactcaagaattaaaaaacatTGTGTTAGCATcgaatataattatatctAAATGtgtattttgaatatatatcaTGACTCATAATCATCTATCACGTGTATTTTTCACGTGATCTAGAATTTCCCataaattttgtaaatttaaaactaaGATAACATAAGATAATTAATACAAAGGGGAAAAAGgaagagaaaaataaataatatatgccaattttttgattttattttatttttacaacTGAAATCGATAGTGTTTGTAATACGTaagtataatataaataagaGTAGCAAAAACTATTATATTTCTAGCTGAGTATAAACAATTTATAGTGAAACATATTTTCCATTTGGTTTATTCTAgaaacaataacaatacatCCAATcgtatttttcatattccaatcacttaataaaaaatg
Proteins encoded in this window:
- the PEX3 gene encoding Pex3p (similar to Saccharomyces cerevisiae PEX3 (YDR329C); ancestral locus Anc_5.372), which gives rise to MTNRNQRLINRRPINGRYFRIFKIGFFMTIFSTGSLMVVMYFVRKWLKENKERRIEEKMMRERIIKRYEETQNDSIKVLMGLIPVFNKVIEKNDDKNDLNELIESIKLEKDKQMKSKIWNELKIKSIIRMIINCYMISSLMLFIKLQLNILTRREYVSTSIELIKLRDEAERQRKRSTNDRWFNKVINLMNWNDTTSIAKENKSLATDKGKDINEQAFLSLSWWIINIGWKYYYDIISIEVENEFNDEIIKVYEEISPEEFKIKIDKIFVNINSKLFIRTKVETSVNATVPENIDINNNNNNNNNNKNNKNNKNNKNNKNNNNSDLIMKIFLPVEEEQLQLLLRQTIEGDNKQDISLLKELMDEIEMILYSESSELVLKELINESELLCFEKIRETLEENKKSSYKLAEFVSLLSKKKLNDYEYVNRLDAVNSLEELSANVYSNFQF